The proteins below come from a single Candidatus Palauibacter soopunensis genomic window:
- the rseP gene encoding RIP metalloprotease RseP: MIVTILVTVIVLGVLIFVHELGHFAAAKSVGIDVPRFSIGLGPKMVGFRRGGTEYVLSWIPLGGYVRMAGMADEEVTSTLEGGGTPEEMARSGAGPGPGDFDGKPLWARVLAISAGVIMNWMFAVVAFAAIAMGRGVFEPRIGEVAPGSPAAEAGLRSDDLILRVDGAAVHDPAQVTMRIERRVGEPVDIVVERGEEQLTFVATPEAAEQYSDLTGESRTVGRVGITIGADGGRAGPIEALGRGWSNATYWGGAVLQFLGDLVTGRSSAREVGGPILIGEISGRAARAGFWELLSFMAIISINLAIFNLLPIPVLDGGHLLFLGIEAIRGRALSVQARVRFTTVGMVFVLALMVWAVGNDVLRVLLR; the protein is encoded by the coding sequence GTGATCGTAACGATTCTGGTAACCGTCATTGTCCTGGGCGTGCTCATTTTTGTGCACGAGCTGGGACATTTCGCCGCCGCGAAGAGCGTCGGGATCGATGTGCCGCGGTTTTCGATCGGCCTGGGCCCGAAGATGGTGGGGTTCCGGCGCGGTGGAACGGAGTATGTGCTCTCATGGATCCCGCTCGGCGGCTACGTCAGAATGGCGGGGATGGCGGACGAGGAAGTGACGTCGACCCTGGAGGGCGGCGGTACCCCGGAAGAGATGGCGCGGAGCGGGGCGGGACCGGGGCCCGGGGATTTCGACGGGAAGCCGCTCTGGGCCCGCGTTCTCGCCATCTCGGCCGGCGTCATCATGAACTGGATGTTCGCGGTCGTCGCCTTCGCCGCGATCGCGATGGGGCGCGGCGTGTTCGAGCCGCGGATCGGCGAGGTCGCGCCGGGGTCGCCGGCGGCGGAGGCGGGACTTCGGAGCGACGACTTGATCTTGCGTGTGGATGGCGCGGCGGTGCACGACCCCGCCCAGGTGACGATGCGGATCGAGCGCCGGGTCGGCGAACCGGTCGACATCGTCGTTGAGCGGGGAGAGGAGCAACTCACTTTTGTCGCGACGCCCGAGGCCGCCGAGCAATACTCGGACCTCACCGGAGAATCGAGGACCGTCGGGCGCGTCGGGATCACCATCGGCGCCGACGGAGGTCGAGCGGGCCCCATCGAGGCGTTGGGGCGCGGGTGGTCGAACGCAACCTACTGGGGCGGCGCGGTCCTTCAGTTCCTCGGAGACCTGGTCACCGGACGAAGTTCGGCGCGAGAGGTCGGCGGCCCCATCCTGATCGGCGAGATTTCCGGCCGCGCCGCGCGCGCGGGATTCTGGGAACTCCTGAGTTTCATGGCGATCATCAGCATCAATCTCGCCATCTTCAATCTGCTGCCGATTCCCGTCCTCGACGGGGGACACCTGCTCTTCCTCGGGATCGAGGCCATCCGCGGCCGGGCGCTCAGCGTCCAGGCGCGCGTGCGGTTCACGACGGTGGGGATGGTCTTCGTCCTCGCCCTCATGGTGTGGGCCGTGGGGAACGACGTGCTGAGGGTGCTTCTGCGATAG
- the uppS gene encoding polyprenyl diphosphate synthase: MSGEKSGLTAALEAVRQGEVPTHVAVIMDGNGRWARQRSLPRWEGHRAGMTAVREIIEGAVEAGVAHLTLYAFSDENWFRPSTEVEALMTLLQEYVRSQREALVRHGIRVTVFGDRLRLPEEARRAISELEASTEGGTALEVHLAISYGSRAELAGVARALAQRCLEGELAPEEINAELFAAELLTGDWPDPDLLIRTSGEQRISNFLLWQLAYAELFVTDVLWPDFTREHLFGALVDYRRRERRFGLVKT; encoded by the coding sequence ATGAGCGGGGAGAAGAGCGGCCTGACGGCGGCCCTGGAAGCCGTGCGGCAGGGGGAAGTGCCGACCCATGTCGCCGTCATCATGGACGGGAACGGCCGCTGGGCGAGACAGCGTAGCCTGCCGAGATGGGAGGGCCACCGTGCGGGCATGACGGCGGTGCGCGAGATCATCGAAGGCGCGGTGGAGGCCGGCGTGGCCCACCTCACCCTGTACGCCTTCTCGGATGAAAACTGGTTCCGGCCTTCGACGGAGGTGGAAGCGCTGATGACGCTCCTCCAGGAGTATGTGAGGAGCCAGCGCGAAGCCCTGGTCAGGCACGGCATCCGGGTCACCGTGTTCGGTGACCGGCTGCGGCTTCCCGAGGAGGCCCGGCGGGCGATCTCGGAACTGGAGGCGTCGACGGAGGGCGGGACGGCTCTCGAAGTGCACCTGGCGATCAGCTACGGATCGCGCGCGGAACTCGCGGGTGTGGCGCGAGCGCTTGCACAGCGCTGCCTGGAAGGCGAGCTGGCCCCGGAGGAGATCAACGCCGAACTCTTCGCGGCCGAACTCCTGACGGGGGACTGGCCGGACCCCGACCTTCTGATCCGGACATCGGGGGAGCAGCGCATCTCCAACTTCCTCCTCTGGCAGCTCGCGTACGCGGAACTCTTCGTGACGGACGTTCTGTGGCCCGACTTCACCCGCGAGCACCTTTTCGGGGCCCTCGTCGACTATCGGCGCCGGGAGCGGAGATTCGGGTTGGTGAAGACGTGA
- a CDS encoding septum formation initiator family protein, translating to MAEAANRRLTRAITFVALIGAGYYWMVGGEYTRAGLIRLEREIESRRAELTERKDELEWTQAWADSLVSNPWAIERVARERYGFVRPREILVRFVELGDVTDPPAPPPRANVPP from the coding sequence ATGGCGGAGGCGGCCAACCGTCGACTCACGCGAGCCATCACGTTCGTTGCCCTCATCGGAGCGGGTTACTACTGGATGGTGGGCGGAGAATACACGAGGGCCGGCCTGATCCGACTCGAGAGGGAGATCGAATCGAGGCGAGCGGAGCTGACGGAACGCAAGGATGAACTCGAGTGGACCCAGGCCTGGGCCGACAGTCTCGTGTCGAACCCCTGGGCGATCGAGCGCGTCGCGCGGGAACGGTACGGGTTCGTCCGGCCCCGAGAGATCCTGGTGCGGTTCGTCGAGTTGGGTGACGTAACAGATCCTCCCGCGCCGCCCCCGCGAGCGAACGTTCCGCCCTGA
- the thiI gene encoding tRNA uracil 4-sulfurtransferase ThiI, whose protein sequence is MRALVRFSGELSTKARRTRSRFQNRLATNLRDAFDAEGIDVVLEPGWSRFHIQGPTPAFLDPLLRTFGVSSCSLLAGECEADLDTIVATGTDLFAESVHGRSYAVRARRSGSHGFSSSDIQQRLGAALNPGATVDLGDPDVTVFVEVRDDRVFFHEDRVRGPSGLPLGVQGHALALISGGFDSAVAAWMALRRGIRLDYIFCNLGGSAYERMVVEVTKVLADRWSYGTRPRLHVLEFGPVVEAMRARAKPAYLQVVLKRMMYRAAAKIGERIGAEAIVTGESVGQVSSQTLRNLRAIENASSLLVLRPLLGFHKEEILDRAREIGTYDLSARVREYCDLVPQRPVTASSPEAAEAQESAVGFAELGEAVAGATVHNVRALRPESMVGASLYVTEVPDGAVILDTRPRDAFEAWHWPGATRRDLPQLERDFGELERDTTYVLCCTEGVRTAYLAEIMQRAGYEAYSFLGGAPRMRRVARGRAGID, encoded by the coding sequence GTGCGGGCCCTCGTACGGTTCTCCGGCGAGCTCTCGACCAAGGCGCGCCGGACGCGGTCGCGCTTCCAGAACCGGCTCGCGACCAACTTGCGCGATGCGTTCGACGCCGAAGGGATCGACGTCGTGCTCGAACCCGGCTGGAGCCGTTTCCACATCCAGGGTCCGACCCCGGCCTTTCTCGATCCGCTCCTTCGCACCTTCGGCGTGTCCAGTTGTTCCTTGCTGGCCGGCGAGTGCGAGGCCGACCTCGACACGATCGTCGCCACGGGCACGGACCTCTTCGCCGAGTCCGTGCACGGCCGCAGCTACGCGGTGCGGGCGCGCCGCTCCGGTTCGCACGGCTTTTCCTCCTCCGATATCCAGCAGCGTCTAGGGGCTGCCCTGAACCCCGGCGCTACCGTGGACCTCGGGGATCCGGACGTCACCGTGTTCGTCGAGGTCCGGGATGACAGGGTCTTCTTTCACGAGGACAGGGTCCGCGGACCATCCGGCCTGCCGCTCGGAGTGCAGGGACATGCGCTCGCCCTCATCTCCGGCGGCTTCGATTCGGCCGTAGCCGCCTGGATGGCGCTGCGCCGGGGGATTCGCCTCGACTACATCTTCTGCAATCTCGGCGGGAGCGCCTACGAGCGGATGGTGGTGGAGGTGACGAAGGTGCTGGCGGATCGCTGGAGCTACGGAACGCGGCCCCGGCTGCATGTCCTCGAGTTCGGCCCGGTCGTGGAGGCCATGCGCGCCCGCGCCAAGCCCGCATACCTGCAGGTCGTCCTCAAGCGGATGATGTATCGGGCCGCCGCGAAGATCGGGGAACGCATCGGTGCCGAGGCGATCGTCACGGGCGAGTCGGTGGGGCAGGTCTCTTCTCAGACGCTCCGCAATCTACGCGCGATCGAAAACGCCTCCTCGCTCCTGGTGCTCCGACCCCTGCTCGGGTTCCACAAGGAGGAGATTCTCGACCGGGCGCGGGAGATCGGCACGTACGACCTGTCCGCCCGTGTGCGTGAGTACTGCGACCTCGTGCCGCAGCGCCCGGTCACCGCGTCGTCGCCGGAGGCCGCCGAGGCGCAGGAGTCGGCTGTGGGCTTCGCGGAACTGGGCGAAGCGGTCGCTGGCGCGACGGTGCACAATGTGCGCGCCCTGCGTCCGGAATCGATGGTCGGGGCGTCTCTGTACGTGACCGAGGTGCCCGACGGAGCGGTCATCCTCGACACCCGCCCCCGCGACGCGTTCGAGGCCTGGCACTGGCCGGGGGCGACCCGCCGCGACCTCCCGCAACTCGAGCGGGATTTCGGCGAACTCGAACGCGACACGACCTACGTGCTCTGCTGCACGGAGGGCGTGCGAACGGCCTACCTGGCCGAGATCATGCAGCGTGCGGGATACGAGGCCTACTCCTTCCTCGGCGGGGCGCCCCGCATGCGGCGCGTCGCGCGAGGCCGGGCGGGGATCGACTGA
- a CDS encoding MBL fold metallo-hydrolase, with product MSFTVASLGSGSRGNAFLVEGGRGRVLVDAGFSGVQLARRLAELGVEPEAVDLVVVTHEHRDHAAGAGIGARRWGWRLAMNPPTRRACAPLLRGQERCEDLPLTGLDIGDLAIEAAPTAHDAAKPVAITVLHRPTGLRVGIATDLGRPTTPVRVALRECAFLVMEANHDEHRLRAASYPWRVKQRIGGSRGHLSNRHAAEFARELAHPGLGGILLAHLSQECNDRELALERVAEGLAPAGYDGLLDAAAQEEPSPRYDVVALARARADAEQLSLPI from the coding sequence ATGAGCTTCACCGTCGCGTCGCTGGGCTCCGGGAGCCGCGGCAACGCCTTCCTCGTCGAGGGCGGCCGCGGCCGCGTGCTTGTCGACGCGGGGTTCTCCGGGGTCCAACTGGCCCGCCGACTCGCCGAACTCGGCGTGGAGCCGGAAGCCGTCGACCTCGTCGTCGTCACGCATGAACACCGGGACCACGCCGCGGGCGCCGGCATCGGAGCCCGCCGCTGGGGCTGGCGCCTCGCGATGAACCCGCCTACCCGCCGCGCCTGCGCTCCCCTCCTGCGCGGGCAGGAGCGATGCGAGGATCTGCCGCTCACCGGACTCGATATCGGCGACCTCGCGATCGAGGCCGCCCCCACCGCGCACGACGCCGCGAAACCCGTGGCCATCACGGTTCTGCACCGACCCACGGGACTGAGAGTGGGGATAGCGACGGACCTCGGAAGACCAACGACACCCGTCCGCGTGGCGCTCCGGGAGTGCGCTTTTCTCGTCATGGAAGCGAACCACGACGAACACCGTCTCCGCGCCGCCTCCTATCCCTGGCGGGTCAAGCAGCGGATCGGGGGCAGTCGCGGACACCTCTCAAACCGCCACGCGGCCGAGTTCGCGCGCGAACTCGCGCACCCCGGCCTGGGCGGGATTCTGCTCGCCCACCTGAGCCAGGAGTGCAACGACCGGGAACTCGCGCTGGAAAGAGTGGCGGAAGGCCTCGCGCCGGCGGGATACGATGGACTGCTGGACGCCGCCGCGCAGGAGGAACCCAGCCCCCGCTACGACGTGGTCGCGCTCGCGAGGGCCCGTGCCGACGCCGAGCAGCTCTCTCTCCCGATCTGA
- a CDS encoding phosphatidate cytidylyltransferase — protein MSPNLRKRLAVAGVGVPLCALVTYAGGAVFVTGLGAAAALGYREFAAMMRDTGTRVLALPGAVAAFLFPFVVFAGGLEGGGFYAAGLMLAFPALALATVDLSERPIRAAACTTFGVFYIGGLLALSLPLREGGLLLQADGDANAGRMAGTLLFLFPVVITWLADTAAYVGGRALGKRPLAPRVSPNKTVAGAVCALLAGLATAVLYPRFLLPEIWSLDLAFTLAFGLVVTGFAVVGDLAESALKRECGVKDSSGLLPGHGGVLDRLDSILWAVPAAFLFLFLFA, from the coding sequence ATGAGTCCGAACCTCCGCAAGAGACTCGCGGTCGCGGGTGTCGGCGTCCCCCTCTGCGCGCTGGTGACCTACGCCGGTGGGGCGGTCTTCGTCACCGGGCTGGGCGCGGCGGCCGCGCTCGGGTACCGGGAATTCGCGGCGATGATGCGCGATACCGGGACGCGGGTCCTCGCCCTGCCGGGAGCGGTAGCCGCGTTTCTCTTCCCGTTCGTGGTCTTCGCGGGCGGTCTCGAGGGTGGCGGGTTCTATGCGGCGGGCCTGATGCTCGCGTTCCCCGCGCTCGCGCTCGCGACGGTCGACCTCTCGGAGCGGCCGATCCGGGCCGCCGCCTGCACGACGTTCGGTGTCTTCTACATCGGGGGGCTGCTCGCGCTGAGCCTCCCCCTGCGCGAAGGCGGACTCCTGCTGCAGGCCGATGGCGATGCGAACGCCGGGCGGATGGCCGGCACGCTTCTCTTCCTGTTCCCGGTCGTCATCACGTGGCTTGCCGACACCGCGGCGTACGTCGGCGGGCGAGCTCTCGGGAAACGCCCGCTCGCGCCGCGCGTGAGCCCCAACAAGACGGTGGCGGGGGCCGTGTGCGCGCTGCTGGCGGGCCTCGCCACCGCCGTCCTCTATCCGAGATTCCTCCTTCCGGAGATCTGGTCACTGGACCTGGCGTTCACGCTGGCCTTCGGACTGGTCGTGACGGGGTTTGCGGTCGTCGGCGATCTCGCGGAGTCCGCCCTCAAGCGCGAGTGCGGCGTGAAGGACTCTTCAGGCCTGCTCCCGGGGCACGGGGGCGTGCTGGACCGGCTCGATTCCATTCTGTGGGCGGTCCCGGCCGCGTTCCTCTTCCTCTTTCTCTTCGCGTGA
- the dxr gene encoding 1-deoxy-D-xylulose-5-phosphate reductoisomerase, with the protein MKHVAVLGATGSVGAGTLEVIRRHPARFHAAVLTANRRWEALDALALDGDPDFVVLGTPPPDDFAPQWAGEWRFGAEALAAAAGSSGIDIVLNAIVGFAGLDATLAALQAGKRLALANKESLVAGGDLVMRALRRGGGELLPVDSEHSAVHQCLAGRPVSEVARVTLTASGGPFREWPARRLATVTPADALRHPTWSMGAKITIDSATLANKALEVIEAHTLFDLPYESIEVVVHPTSIVHSVVEFKDGSSLAQLGRPSMEIPILWALGYPDRLDDARRETGFDPVRDGPLEFEPVREEDFPLFRAGVAAGKAGGEFPVAFNAANEVAVERFLAGDVGFRELADVVLRTLERFSSRAIESVEDARRVDTRARAIARDPHAESKSGDAE; encoded by the coding sequence GTGAAGCACGTCGCCGTCCTCGGCGCCACGGGGTCCGTCGGCGCGGGCACGCTCGAGGTGATCCGCCGCCACCCGGCGCGGTTTCACGCCGCCGTCCTGACGGCGAACCGTCGCTGGGAGGCGCTCGATGCGCTTGCGCTCGATGGGGATCCCGATTTCGTCGTTCTCGGGACGCCGCCCCCGGACGACTTCGCGCCGCAATGGGCCGGCGAGTGGCGGTTCGGCGCTGAGGCGCTCGCGGCGGCCGCCGGATCGTCGGGAATCGACATCGTTCTCAACGCGATCGTCGGGTTTGCCGGGCTCGACGCGACCTTGGCGGCGCTTCAAGCGGGGAAGCGGCTGGCACTCGCGAACAAGGAGTCGCTCGTGGCGGGTGGAGACCTCGTGATGCGTGCGCTGCGCCGCGGCGGTGGCGAACTCCTGCCGGTCGACAGCGAACACTCCGCGGTCCACCAGTGTCTGGCGGGGCGTCCGGTGTCGGAGGTCGCGCGCGTCACCCTCACGGCTTCGGGCGGTCCCTTCCGCGAGTGGCCGGCGCGACGACTCGCCACCGTAACGCCGGCCGATGCCCTGCGTCATCCCACGTGGTCGATGGGAGCCAAGATCACGATCGACTCCGCCACGCTGGCGAACAAGGCGCTCGAGGTCATCGAGGCGCACACGCTGTTCGACCTCCCCTACGAGAGTATCGAGGTCGTCGTGCACCCCACATCGATCGTCCATTCCGTCGTCGAATTCAAGGACGGTTCCTCGCTTGCGCAACTGGGCCGGCCCTCGATGGAGATTCCGATCCTGTGGGCGCTCGGCTACCCGGACCGCCTGGACGACGCACGTCGGGAGACGGGTTTCGACCCTGTGCGAGATGGTCCGCTGGAGTTCGAACCGGTGCGGGAAGAGGACTTCCCCCTCTTTCGCGCGGGGGTCGCGGCGGGGAAGGCGGGAGGCGAGTTTCCGGTGGCCTTCAACGCGGCCAACGAGGTGGCGGTCGAGAGGTTCCTGGCCGGGGACGTCGGCTTCAGGGAACTCGCCGACGTCGTGCTTCGTACGCTGGAACGGTTCTCGTCCCGCGCCATCGAATCGGTGGAGGATGCACGGCGCGTCGACACCCGGGCGCGCGCCATCGCCCGCGACCCACATGCGGAGTCCAAGTCGGGAGACGCTGAGTGA